The following coding sequences are from one Grus americana isolate bGruAme1 chromosome 30, bGruAme1.mat, whole genome shotgun sequence window:
- the AP4M1 gene encoding AP-4 complex subunit mu-1, which translates to MLSQIFILSSKGDRLIHRDFRGETHGAGADLADVFYRRITSLPGDQAPVFMAHEGRHFVHVRHAGLYFVATATPDAAPFALVEFLNRLVTLLRDFCGPLSEKNVGLNFGLVYELLDEMVDYGYIQTTAPEVLRNLVHSEPVATKPFSLLDLGSIGLFGAETQQSRVAPSSAASRPVLPPRGGEQSARNEIFVDVVERLTVVIAANGTPMKVDVQGEIRLKCYLPGSVELRIGLTEEFCVGKSELRGYGTAVRVDECAFHSSVKLDEFESGRVLKVTPNQGELTLMQYQLADDIPAPLPFRLFPSVEQDPPRGRLRLYLKLRCDLPPKGAGGGGQALNVCLQLPVPKGVSSLAQELSSPEQTAELQPSTKSIRWTIPRCQGGSQLSALFKLEVPGLTRASLLELGPANLTFELPTHTCSGLHVRFVRFPGSTPCPPQRWVRYLTHSDSYVLRL; encoded by the exons atGCTCTCCCAGATCTTCATCCTCTCCTCCAAGGGTGACCGCCTCATCCACAGAGACT TCCGCGGGGAGACCCATGGCGCCGGCGCGGACCTCGCCGACGTTTTCTACCGCCGCATCACCTCGCTGCCAGGGGACCAGGCGCCCGTCTTCATG GCACACGAGGGCCGCCATTTCGTCCACGTGCGACACGCGGGGCTTTACTTTGTGGCAACGGCGACGCCGGACGCGGCACCGTTTGCTTTGGTGGAGTTTCTGAACAG GCTGGTGACGCTGCTGCGGGATTTTTGCGGGCCACTGAGTGAGAAGAACGTGGGGTTGAACTTCGGGCTGGTCTACGAGCTGCTGGATGAGATGGtg gactaCGGCTACATCCAGACGACGGCGCCCGAGGTCCTGCGCAACCTCGTGCACTCCGAGCCCGTGGCCACCAAACCCTTCAgcctcctcgacctgggctccatcgGGCTG TTCGGCGCCGAGACGCAGCAGAGCCGAGTGGCCCCCAGCTCCGCAGCCAGCCGCCCCGTGCTGCCGCCCCGGGGAGGGGAACAG AGCGCCAGGAACGAGATCTTCGTCGACGTGGTGGAGAGGCTGACGGTGGTCATCGCCGCTAAC gggaCCCCCATGAAAGTGGACGTCCAGGGGGAAATCCGGCTCAAGTGCTACCTGCCTGGTTCCGTGG AGCTGCGCATCGGGCTGACGGAGGAATTCTGCGTGGGCAAGTCGGAACTACGGG gttaCGGCACGGCCGTCCGGGTGGACGAATGCGCCTTCCACAGCTCGGTCAAGCTGGATGAATTTGAGAGCGGGAGGGTCCTGAAGGTCACCCCAAATCAGGGGGAG ctgACGCTGATGCAGTACCAGCTGGCTGACGACATCCCGGCGCCTCTGCCCTTCCGCCTCTTCCCCAGCGTGGAGCAGGACCCCCCccggg GCAGGCTCCGGTTGTACCTGAAGCTCCGCTGTGACCTGCCCCCAAaaggtgcgggggggggggg CCAAGCCCTCAatgtctgcctgcagctgcccgTGCCCAAGGGGGTGAGCAG tcTGGcgcaggagctgagcagcccGGAGCAGACGGCGGaactgcagcccagcaccaaATCCATCCGCTGGACCATCCCCCGCTGCCAGGGGGGGTCCCAACTCTCCGCCCTCTTcaag CTGGAGGTCCCGGGACTGACCCGCGCGTCCCTGTTGGAACTGGGTCCCGCGAACTTGACCTTCGAGCTGCCGACGCACACGTGTTCGGGTTTACACGTCCGATTCGTTCGATTCCCGGGTTCGACCCCCTGCCCCCCGCAACGTTGGGTCCGGTACCTCACCCACAGCGATTCCTACGTCCTGCGACTCTGa